The following proteins are encoded in a genomic region of Brachypodium distachyon strain Bd21 chromosome 1, Brachypodium_distachyon_v3.0, whole genome shotgun sequence:
- the LOC100836087 gene encoding uncharacterized protein LOC100836087, whose protein sequence is MMSTARALRFVASGQQPWRSLVQRGRALSAGSTGAGAGDPAVHAGEGDGQPPSDDYTDRPPKFSAAEEAAAHDRFTPPETKAKKPFAPSGGTNNKLGSQELADPAEGSSLTQKRRRHSSSSSSAAPAGSDPLGEATAGEEEAEARGVREEDREYYRTHKPSPLAEVEFADTRKPVTAATDGGAQDRMEHDVPGTMVEDTADESLARAEEMFREAARRGNPAWPHSRALAAMLAARRGGHGDGGAAPWGS, encoded by the coding sequence ATGATGAGCACGGCGCGAGCTCTCCGCTTCGTGGCCTCGGGGCAGCAGCCATGGCGATCCCTCGTGCAGCGCGGCCGCGCGCTGTCCGCCGGCTCGACGGGAGCCGGCGCGGGGGACCCGGCCGTCCACGCCGGCGAGGGCGACGGCCAGCCGCCGAGCGACGACTACACGGATCGGCCACCGAAGttctccgccgccgaggaaGCCGCCGCCCACGACAGGTTCACaccgccggagacgaaggcgaAAAAGCCCTTCGCTCCCTCGGGGGGAACTAACAATAAGCTCGGGTCCCAGGAGCTTGCGGACCCGGCGGAGGGATCCTCGCTGACgcagaagcggcggcggcactcgtcgtcttcttcttccgcggcgccggcggggagcgACCCGCTGGGGGAAGCgacggcgggggaggaggaggcggaggcgcgcgggGTGAGGGAGGAGGACCGGGAGTACTACCGGACCCACAAGCCGTCGCCGCTGGCCGAGGTGGAGTTCGCCGACACGAGGAAGCCCGTCACGGCGGCcacggacggcggcgcccagGACCGGATGGAGCACGACGTGCCCGGGACGATGGTGGAGGACACGGCGGACGAGTCGCtggcgcgggcggaggagaTGTTCAGGGAGGCCGCCAGGCGAGGGAACCCCGCCTGGCCGCACTCGCGGGCTCTCGCCGCCAtgctcgccgcccgccgcggcggccatggagacggcggcgccgcgccgtGGGGCAGCTGA